The following coding sequences lie in one Treponema socranskii subsp. buccale genomic window:
- a CDS encoding SpiroCoCo family coiled-coil protein — protein sequence MDIVTILIAAAVAAVIAVVFRKLDSDNNSMEKVKRYADKRLEGFDEYFKKQDANIAGAGAELETKYLQATAGIKRLQKERDDFLAGADELQKYKNAIAAAEAKINGYDKSLASLAEMTANVEENLTRLKKEALIVEKLDARIDAQKNSIDEIEKRIPSIAGEFSQKNGEQLKLLGTKLLQEYDARSKELAEHIAELGKQADDALGRFQSEIEGVYDSAAKKADALEDTAFRHLSEQAQARSDAYVQTIEDKVAEIEAIVDERIDRAQKEIAAKTLSIDAAIGSRTAEMIKKYDAQYMQFTDAYKKKLEDYGAKLNQQYALLSEKHTKKAGETDAALAAQYGALSEKYKELAAKTDAALGERYAALSESYKAKIAEIDNAFTQKTSETVAAFKDSTGNIVSNIKKQLSSLDEKYKQHIDEFAKRYDEKIDSLQGKYSKQLESIDGKNDGRIASLDAKFDELFSKLNASYEEKASLLEKQAASIAAAYDEKEGSVAADINKRIDSLGSEYASQIEKIKKDLAASLSEAKATSDFISQNVSGNAKSLEGLRAMLESEVKDIESRYNNLFANAVSAADEKEKAAFEKFSAVSGERLEKYQGQVQNKIDAFKTSLSETLVEISRRTDDSVRDAEDAIKELRAACDEAQKKADDAEPKLAEKIRLIDERIEKFRAQSEAKLADFDKTITESIYKMAKQCEQQQSDALNAIDSQFGSYKKDLAYQFSRLETSGKDIDSLEANLRKAMDEIRKRVLSDFDSFTAGQQKAQKEFSDSVQADSEALQSQLQALEQTVDALKESALGNVSAKLKDFEEGIDDDLKTRSDKIAEDLAVWKNSFDGKLALFTDDYENDRRALEMKYGEDLKAKLDFLQEKNDEQLARIASGINEANGSLSERIDGIAKTIDGFEEETRERVNKTQTISDEYLKTVAAQYEAKMNDELERVQAELSDGLKKIEEAVSDQQETSASTIDAARSEVNTWKQQLKQQLDESRAVFKDQLDTLKSSSQNKIDEARESLLADFQNYSADMKEQQAALSSSVSELQAKTDESLDMYESRSEEMLARLQSMYEEMLKDTESRVSRQSADSTKALSELRGKINSFESQASENQAKFVLKMQSDQDEMQSRLGELNREIQNVRSQMQLYERAEAMKKSLDERISALDEDFSRLASYNETALSLADNFKALHKMYDDINGRLKEFDVQRARVDSIGQKYEKMVNLSGSIDEKISGLQTSYDELQNFEVAVRDFQEKLHSLTGSYDRLEQKQTIIERVNEDVNRSFDSLKTLEDKLKQCTRQTESLPKEIKDVQKDVDKLLKSGPKLAQAVAKLESLDAILDEADKRMDALTSARQGIGRSEARLEELKTDIESKFKLLNQLTKKDLEKRPAKEDKRLSPQDRDNIKQLKQQGWTVKEIARSMKRTQTEIEMVLEMPE from the coding sequence GTGGATATCGTCACAATTTTGATAGCGGCTGCTGTCGCTGCGGTAATCGCCGTCGTATTCAGAAAACTGGACAGCGATAACAACTCGATGGAAAAAGTCAAGCGGTATGCCGATAAGCGGCTCGAAGGCTTTGATGAGTATTTTAAAAAACAGGATGCGAATATAGCGGGTGCGGGCGCGGAGCTCGAAACGAAATATCTTCAGGCGACTGCAGGAATCAAACGCCTCCAAAAAGAACGCGACGATTTTTTGGCAGGCGCCGACGAGCTGCAAAAATATAAAAATGCGATCGCGGCCGCAGAAGCGAAAATCAACGGCTACGATAAATCGCTCGCCTCCCTTGCGGAGATGACGGCGAACGTCGAAGAAAATTTGACGAGGCTGAAAAAAGAAGCGCTCATCGTCGAAAAACTCGACGCGCGTATCGATGCGCAAAAAAACTCGATCGACGAAATCGAAAAGAGAATTCCGAGTATTGCCGGAGAGTTTTCGCAAAAAAACGGCGAACAGCTGAAACTGCTCGGAACGAAATTGCTGCAGGAATACGATGCGCGCTCGAAGGAACTCGCCGAACATATTGCCGAGCTCGGAAAGCAGGCTGACGATGCGCTTGGCCGCTTTCAATCGGAGATAGAAGGCGTATACGATTCGGCGGCAAAAAAAGCGGATGCGCTTGAAGATACCGCATTCCGTCATTTGAGCGAACAGGCGCAGGCGAGAAGCGATGCATACGTGCAGACGATCGAAGACAAGGTCGCCGAAATCGAAGCCATTGTTGACGAGCGTATCGATCGGGCGCAAAAAGAGATCGCGGCCAAAACGCTTTCAATCGATGCTGCGATCGGAAGCCGTACCGCAGAAATGATAAAAAAATACGACGCACAGTATATGCAGTTTACTGATGCGTATAAAAAGAAGCTTGAAGATTACGGTGCAAAACTCAATCAGCAGTATGCGCTCCTTTCCGAAAAGCACACGAAAAAAGCAGGCGAAACGGACGCTGCTCTTGCCGCGCAGTACGGAGCGCTTTCGGAAAAATATAAAGAGCTCGCGGCGAAAACGGACGCAGCGCTCGGCGAGCGGTACGCCGCTTTGTCCGAAAGCTATAAAGCGAAAATTGCCGAAATCGATAACGCCTTTACGCAAAAAACGTCCGAAACGGTTGCGGCGTTTAAAGATTCGACGGGCAATATCGTTTCGAATATTAAAAAGCAGCTTTCTTCTCTCGATGAAAAATACAAACAGCATATCGACGAATTCGCAAAGCGTTACGACGAAAAAATCGATTCGCTGCAGGGAAAATACTCGAAGCAGCTCGAATCGATAGACGGAAAGAACGACGGACGTATCGCTTCGCTCGATGCGAAATTCGATGAGCTCTTTTCAAAGCTGAACGCGTCATACGAAGAAAAAGCTTCGTTGCTTGAAAAACAGGCGGCATCGATCGCGGCGGCATACGACGAAAAAGAAGGATCGGTTGCAGCCGACATCAATAAACGCATCGATTCTCTCGGCTCAGAATACGCTTCGCAGATCGAAAAAATCAAAAAAGATCTTGCGGCATCGCTTTCGGAAGCGAAGGCGACGTCCGATTTTATTTCGCAAAACGTTTCCGGAAACGCAAAGAGCCTTGAAGGACTGCGTGCGATGCTCGAATCGGAAGTGAAAGATATCGAGTCGCGGTACAACAACCTCTTTGCGAACGCCGTTTCCGCCGCCGACGAAAAGGAAAAGGCTGCGTTCGAAAAATTCTCGGCCGTTTCGGGTGAACGTCTCGAAAAATATCAGGGGCAAGTGCAAAATAAAATCGACGCGTTCAAAACTTCTCTTTCCGAAACGCTTGTCGAAATTTCCCGCCGCACGGACGATTCGGTACGCGATGCCGAAGATGCGATCAAAGAGTTGCGCGCAGCCTGCGACGAAGCTCAGAAAAAGGCCGATGACGCGGAGCCCAAACTTGCGGAAAAGATTCGGCTCATCGATGAACGGATCGAGAAATTCCGCGCGCAGTCGGAAGCGAAACTTGCGGACTTTGACAAAACGATCACCGAATCGATTTACAAAATGGCGAAACAATGCGAACAGCAGCAATCCGATGCGCTCAATGCGATCGATTCTCAGTTCGGTTCGTATAAAAAAGATTTGGCGTATCAGTTTTCGAGGCTCGAAACGTCGGGCAAGGATATCGATTCGCTTGAAGCGAATTTGCGCAAAGCGATGGACGAAATACGAAAACGCGTACTTTCCGATTTCGATTCGTTTACCGCGGGTCAGCAAAAAGCGCAAAAGGAATTTTCGGATTCCGTACAAGCGGATTCCGAAGCGCTGCAATCGCAGCTGCAAGCTCTGGAACAGACCGTAGATGCGCTCAAAGAATCGGCGCTCGGAAACGTAAGTGCAAAGTTGAAAGATTTCGAAGAAGGCATCGACGACGATTTGAAAACGCGCAGCGATAAAATCGCCGAAGATTTGGCGGTGTGGAAAAATTCGTTTGACGGAAAACTCGCGCTGTTTACGGATGATTATGAAAACGACCGCCGTGCGCTTGAAATGAAGTACGGCGAAGATTTGAAGGCCAAGCTCGATTTTCTTCAGGAAAAAAACGACGAACAGCTTGCCCGCATCGCTTCCGGCATCAATGAGGCGAACGGTTCGCTTAGTGAGCGTATCGACGGCATTGCAAAGACGATCGACGGTTTTGAAGAAGAAACGCGGGAGCGTGTAAACAAAACGCAGACGATTTCGGACGAGTATTTAAAAACGGTCGCCGCCCAATACGAAGCGAAGATGAACGACGAGCTCGAGCGGGTACAGGCGGAATTGAGCGACGGATTGAAAAAAATCGAAGAAGCCGTAAGCGATCAACAGGAGACGAGCGCGTCCACGATCGATGCCGCACGTTCCGAAGTGAATACGTGGAAACAGCAGCTTAAACAGCAGCTCGACGAATCGCGCGCCGTTTTTAAAGATCAGCTCGATACGCTGAAGTCGTCTTCACAAAATAAAATCGACGAAGCGCGCGAATCGCTTCTCGCGGATTTCCAAAATTATTCCGCGGATATGAAAGAGCAGCAAGCCGCTCTTTCTTCTTCGGTCAGTGAGCTGCAAGCGAAAACCGACGAATCGCTCGATATGTATGAGTCGCGTTCCGAAGAAATGCTTGCACGTCTGCAATCCATGTACGAAGAAATGCTCAAAGATACCGAGTCTCGTGTGAGCAGACAGAGCGCCGATTCTACGAAAGCGCTGAGCGAGCTTCGCGGAAAAATCAATTCGTTTGAATCTCAAGCGAGCGAAAATCAGGCTAAGTTCGTGCTTAAAATGCAAAGCGATCAGGATGAAATGCAAAGCCGTTTGGGTGAGCTGAATCGTGAAATCCAAAACGTGCGTTCGCAAATGCAGCTCTATGAAAGAGCGGAAGCGATGAAAAAATCGTTGGACGAACGTATTTCGGCTCTCGACGAAGACTTCAGCCGGCTCGCATCGTACAATGAGACAGCTCTTTCTCTTGCCGACAATTTCAAAGCGCTGCATAAAATGTACGACGATATAAACGGACGTCTGAAAGAATTCGATGTGCAAAGAGCGCGTGTCGATTCGATCGGGCAAAAATACGAAAAGATGGTAAATCTCTCAGGGTCTATAGACGAAAAGATAAGCGGTTTACAGACGTCGTACGATGAGCTTCAAAACTTTGAAGTTGCGGTGCGTGATTTTCAGGAAAAGCTGCATTCGCTTACCGGTTCTTACGACAGGCTTGAACAAAAACAGACGATAATCGAGCGTGTGAACGAAGACGTCAACCGATCGTTCGATTCTTTGAAAACGCTTGAAGACAAATTGAAGCAGTGCACACGTCAAACCGAATCGCTTCCCAAAGAAATCAAAGATGTGCAAAAAGACGTCGACAAACTTTTGAAGAGCGGGCCGAAGCTTGCTCAGGCGGTGGCGAAGCTCGAATCTCTCGATGCGATTCTCGACGAAGCCGACAAACGCATGGATGCGCTCACGTCGGCTCGGCAGGGTATCGGCAGAAGCGAAGCGCGCCTTGAAGAGCTTAAAACCGATATCGAATCGAAGTTCAAGCTGCTCAATCAGCTGACAAAAAAAGATTTGGAAAAGCGTCCGGCAAAAGAGGATAAACGCCTGTCGCCGCAGGACAGGGACAATATCAAACAGCTTAAACAGCAGGGATGGACGGTAAAAGAAATCGCGAGGTCAATGAAGCGCACGCAGACGGAAATCGAAATGGTGCTCGAGATGCCCGAATAA
- a CDS encoding HAD family hydrolase, translated as MLTANIGDIQAVAFDIDGTLYRPRDLHVRMMFHFFRFNQFFLQYGIVRSKIHDMGVLDDFYAAQAEMLAKRIGCSVDTAKERLERIVYKGLSSLFESIPLCAHVEETFQAFHAAGLKIALMSDFPPEQKGGLWGLKKYCDVLLGTETTGALKPSPHPFRVLAEKLGVAPEHILYVGNSVKYDVVGAKNAGMKTAHFGPRWRNLLGMSCRKADISFCDYRQLRKIVLQ; from the coding sequence TTGCTTACAGCGAACATCGGAGACATACAGGCGGTTGCATTCGATATCGACGGCACATTATACAGGCCGCGCGATCTGCATGTGCGCATGATGTTTCATTTTTTCAGATTCAATCAATTCTTTTTGCAGTACGGGATCGTGCGCTCGAAGATTCACGATATGGGTGTGCTCGACGATTTTTATGCGGCGCAGGCCGAAATGCTTGCGAAGCGGATCGGATGCAGCGTCGATACGGCGAAAGAGCGGCTTGAGCGGATCGTGTACAAGGGACTTTCATCGCTTTTCGAATCGATTCCGCTGTGCGCTCACGTCGAAGAAACGTTTCAAGCGTTCCATGCTGCGGGTTTGAAAATTGCGCTCATGTCGGACTTTCCTCCCGAACAAAAAGGCGGCCTATGGGGACTTAAAAAATACTGCGATGTTTTGCTCGGTACGGAAACTACCGGTGCGCTGAAACCGTCGCCGCATCCCTTTCGCGTGCTTGCCGAAAAACTGGGCGTGGCGCCGGAGCATATTTTATATGTCGGAAACAGCGTCAAATACGATGTCGTCGGAGCGAAAAATGCAGGCATGAAAACGGCACATTTCGGACCGCGCTGGCGGAATCTTTTAGGTATGTCTTGTCGAAAAGCCGATATTTCTTTTTGCGACTATCGTCAATTGCGGAAAATTGTGTTACAATAG